CGTAGTCCTTGCATTGGGAGCGCACCCGGGCGCGGAGGCGTGCGGCCTCGTCGGGTGGGCAGTGCCGGAGGGTCACGCGCACATGCGTGGGGCCCCCGGCGTCGGGCAGCACGTCCTGGCACGGCGTACCCACCAACTCGTCGGGGGACGGGACCTGATCGATCGGCGGGGGGCCTTCAGGAGGCGTCTGCTCGGTGGGGGCGGCTGCGGCGCGTTGGGTCGCGGGGGGCTCGGTGGCCCAGGGGGTGGTCAGGGCGAGGGCGACGGCGGTGGTGGCGGTGAGGGCGGCCGCGGTGAGGGAGCGGCGGCGACGACGGGTGGTGCGGGCGCGGCGCTCGGCGCGGTCGGCGAGATCGGGCGGGGGGCGGTGGCCCGTGCTGTGCTCGGCCAAGACGCGACGGAGGTGGTCCTCGATGGGCGACACGTCAGATCCTCTCTCGTATGGGCGCGACCGTCGGGTCGGCGCGGAGCTTGGCGAGAGCACGGCTGATCTGGCTGCGCACCGTCCCCGGTGAGCACCCGAGGACCTCGGCGATGGCGGCGTGCTCCAGGTCGGCGAAGTAGCGCAGCACCACGGCGGCGCGCTCGCGGCGGCCCAGCCTGCCCAGGGCGACCCACAGCACGTCACGGTCCTCGATCCCGCCGAGCGGGGCCTCGGGAACGTCGGGCAGGCGTTCGGTGGGGATCTCGCCCCGCCAGCGACGCCGCCACCACGACGTGTGGGTGTTGGTGAGGATCCGGTAGACGTAGGGATCGGGGTCCTCGCCGATCCGCCCCCAGGCCAGCCACGCCTTGGTCAGCGCGGTCTGCACCAGGTCCTCGGCGGTGGCCCAGTCGCGGCAGAGCAGGTACGCGGTGCGCAGCAATCGCGTCGACCCGTCGGCCACGTACTGCCCGAACTCGGCTCTGTCCGCCATGCTGCACCCTCTCGGCCGCCGGTCTCTCGCCGTTACTACCGCCGAGCCCCCACGAAACGCTGCACGGCGTTCGCGGAGATTTCTCAGACGTCGGGCATGGCCTCGTACGCCGGGCCCAGAACGTCGACCAGCGGGCGACGGCGTACCTTCACCGACGGCGGGTCGAGCAGCCGGAGCAGCAGGTCGGGCGGGCCGGGCGCGGCGGTCGGACGGTCGCGCAGGGCGGCGGGCCCGGCGCCCGGCGTCCAGAAGCCGGCGACGTCCAGCGGCTCGTCACCCACGTCGAACGGGTCCGGCGCCCCCTCGACGGGCAGCCTGCGCAACCCCTGGAGCAGGCGCTCCCGCGAGCGGCCCAGCCAGGCCAGCAGCAGGAACGGGTCGCGGTCGAACGACTCGGCCAGCAGGTAGAGCACCGCCGCCGCGTGTTTGCACGGATCGCCGTAGTCGGGGCAGTCGCACATCAGGTGCAGGTCGTGCGCCGACTGCGGGAACAGCGGCACGCCCAGCTCGGCGAACACCCACTCGATCTCCGGCGGCATCTCCCCGGCCAGCAGCCTGGCCCGGAACACCGCCCGGGAGGCCAGCTCGGCCTCCACCGCGCGCCACGCCTCCTCGCCGATCGCGGTGACCCCGATCGCGATCTCGTACGGCTCCGGCCGCGAGCCCTGCACCCGGGCGCTCACCTCGTACGGCCGCACCCTCAGGTCGATCACCTGGCCCTGGCGGGCGTACGCCCGGCCCCGGTGCAGCCGGTTGCGGTCGGCGAACGACTCCAGGACGTCGATGAACCGCCGCGACCACCACTCCCGCCCGATCGACCCTCGCCGCGTGCTCGCCCGCAGCCCGCCCTCCACCGGGATCGGCGGCCCGAACTCGGAGAACCCGGTCAATCGCTCACCGCCTCGGGCGACAGCCGCAGCGCCTCGCGCAGGTCCGCCACCGACAGCTCGGTCAGCCAGTCCTCGCCGGTGCCGACGATGCTCTCGGCCAGCGCCTTCTTGCGCTCGATCATCTCGTCCACGCGCTCCTCGATCGTCCCCACGCACAGCAGCTTGCGGACCTGCACGTTCTTCGTCTGGCCGATCCGGAACGCGCGGTCGGTGGCCTGGTCCTCGACGGCCGGGTTCCACCAGCGGTCGATGTGGATCACGTGGTTGGCCGCCGTCAGGGTCAGCCCGGTGCCCGCGGCCTTGAGCGACAGCAGGAACACCGACGGCTCGGCGTCCTCCTGGAACCGCTGGATCAGCTCGTCGCGCCGCCGCTTCGGCGTCCCGCCGTGCAGCCACAGGACGGGCCTGCCGAGGCGCGCGGCCAGATACGGCTGGAGCATCGAGCCGAACTCGGCGTACTGCGTGAACGCCAGCGCCTTCTCGCCCTGCTCCATGATCTCCGCGCAGATCCCCTCCAGCCGTTCCAGCTTCCCGGAGCGGCCGGGCAGGCGGGAGCCGTCCTTGAGCAGGTGCGCCGGATGGTTGCACACCTGCTTCAACCGGGCCATGGTCGCCAGCACCAGCCCCCGCCGGGCGGCCTGCTCGTCGGTGGCCTTCCCGGAGAGCTCGGCGATCCGGGCCAGCATGTCGTCCACCGTGGCCTGGTACAGCGACGCCTGTTCGGCGGTCAGGTTGCAGTAGACCTTGATCTCGTGCTTCTCCGGCAGGTCCGTGATGATCGACTTGTCGGTCTTGAGGCGTCGCAGCACGAACGGTCCCGTCACCCGCCGGAGCGCCGCCACGGCCTCCCCGTCGCCGCGCTCCTCGATCGGCGCCGCGAACCGCTCTCGGAACGCCGCCCGGGGCCCCAGCATCCCCGGGTTGGCGAACTCCATGATCGACCACAGCTCGGTCAGATGGTTCTCCACCGGCGTGCCGGTCAGCGCGATCCGCGTCCGCGCCGGGATGCCCCGCACCGCCCGCGCCTGCCGCGTCCCGCTGTTCTTCAGCGCCTGCGCCTCGTCGCAGACCACCCGCGCCCACGCGATCTCCGCCAACATCGCCGCGTCGCGCGCCGCCGTCCCGTACGTGGTCACCACCAGATCCGCCCGCGCCACCGCCTCGGCCAGCTCCTCGCCCCGCCGCCGCCCGCCCCCGTGGTGGACGTACACCCGCAGCTTGGGCGTGAACTTGGCGGCCTCCCGCTGCCAGTTGCCCACCAGCGACATCGGCACGACCAACAACGTCGGCGCCGCCTCGGCCCCCTCCGCCCGCTCCATCGCGAGCAGCGCCAACACCTGCGCGGTCTTCCCGAGGCCCATCGAGTCGGCGAGGATGCCGCCGAGGGCGAGGTCGTCGAGGAACCTGAGCCAGGACAGGCCGCGCTCCTGGAAGGGGCGGAGCTCGCCGTTGAAGGACTCCGGGGTGCGGGTGGGGGCGAGGCGGTGGTCGGCCTCGCCGGACAGGAGGTCGCCGAGGGGGCCGTCGGCGTCGACCTTGAGGAGGGGGAGGGTGTCGTCGCCCGCGTGGACGGCCGCCTGTACGGCCTGGGCGGCGGTCATGGTGCCGGTGCGCGGTCGGCGGAGGAAGTCGAGGGCGGCTTGGAGCTGCTCCTCGTCCAACTCGACCCATTGGCCGCGCAGGCGGACGAGGGGGGCCTTGAGGCGGGCCAGCTCGGTCAGCTCTGCCTCGCTGATGGGGTCGTCGCCGACGGCGAGGTCCCAGCGGAAGTCGACCAGGCTGCCCAGGCCGAAGCCCGAGGACGTGGCGGCTCCGGGCTCGGCCTGGGTGGTGGTGAGCGTCAGGCCGAGGCGGGTCTTGCCCGCCCACTGGGGGAGCAGCACCCCGAAACCGGCGGCGGCCAGCAGCGGGGCCGCCCCACGAAGGAACCGGAAGGCCCCGGCCACGTTGGTGCGCAGCTCGGACGGGGCGGAGCCGTCCAGCGCCTCCGACAGGTCGGGGAAGAGGCGCAGCGCCCGCCCCAGCCCCGCCAGCAGGGCCTCCTCCGCGTCGCCGAGGGAGGCCGCCTCGCCCGCCCAGACGGTGGACGCGGGGACGTACAGGCTCGGGTCGTCGGTGCCCTGGAGCGCGAACTCGACGCGCCACAGGTCCGGGGGCCCGGTGGGCTCGGGCTCGACGAGCCGGAAGCAGGTGCGCAGCGGGCCGGAGGGGCGTTGGGCGGCGGCGGCCCACGAGTCCAGCTCGGCGGCGAGGTCGTCGAGGTCGTCGCCGGGCTCACGGGGGACGAAGGGGTCGGGGCCGGTGAGGGCGGCCGCCCAGCGTTCGGTGAGGGGGAGCGGGTCGGGCGCGCGTCCCTTGCGCGGCGGCAGGAGCGGGTGGGGAACGGTGCCCCGCACGAACGTGTCGGTCAGGCCGCCGAGGGCCTCCCGCAGGACGTCGCCCGCCGGACGTCCGCCGTCTGCGGCGCGGCAGGCGGACGGCATCGCGGAGGCGAGCCGGCGGACGCGGGCGGCGTCGGGGACGGGACGCCAGCGGGCGGTGGGCTCGCCGTCCTCGCGCAGGAGCGCCGGCAGCACCCGGCCGCGCCGGACGAGGTCGCGGGCCGTGTCGGCGATCACGCCGAGGAACCGGAGATCGGCCCCGGCGACCACGTCGGCGGACTCCTCGGCTTGCTGGAGCAGCGCCATGGCGGCGAACGGGTCGATCGCGAGCGCCGGCACGTCCCAGGGGCGCAGCTCGATCGCGCCGTCGCCGGGCACCGTGGCCAACTCGGGCGACGGCACGGGCACGCTCCCCGGACC
The DNA window shown above is from Thermomonospora umbrina and carries:
- a CDS encoding SigE family RNA polymerase sigma factor, producing MADRAEFGQYVADGSTRLLRTAYLLCRDWATAEDLVQTALTKAWLAWGRIGEDPDPYVYRILTNTHTSWWRRRWRGEIPTERLPDVPEAPLGGIEDRDVLWVALGRLGRRERAAVVLRYFADLEHAAIAEVLGCSPGTVRSQISRALAKLRADPTVAPIRERI
- a CDS encoding SWIM zinc finger family protein; the protein is MTGFSEFGPPIPVEGGLRASTRRGSIGREWWSRRFIDVLESFADRNRLHRGRAYARQGQVIDLRVRPYEVSARVQGSRPEPYEIAIGVTAIGEEAWRAVEAELASRAVFRARLLAGEMPPEIEWVFAELGVPLFPQSAHDLHLMCDCPDYGDPCKHAAAVLYLLAESFDRDPFLLLAWLGRSRERLLQGLRRLPVEGAPDPFDVGDEPLDVAGFWTPGAGPAALRDRPTAAPGPPDLLLRLLDPPSVKVRRRPLVDVLGPAYEAMPDV
- a CDS encoding SNF2-related protein, producing the protein MLVAHAVWHGGALCLWAERSGPHHLPGDPTGDPTRHPYATNDFGGTSYAPFTQGAPRITVALHLPTSTGPGSVPVPSPELATVPGDGAIELRPWDVPALAIDPFAAMALLQQAEESADVVAGADLRFLGVIADTARDLVRRGRVLPALLREDGEPTARWRPVPDAARVRRLASAMPSACRAADGGRPAGDVLREALGGLTDTFVRGTVPHPLLPPRKGRAPDPLPLTERWAAALTGPDPFVPREPGDDLDDLAAELDSWAAAAQRPSGPLRTCFRLVEPEPTGPPDLWRVEFALQGTDDPSLYVPASTVWAGEAASLGDAEEALLAGLGRALRLFPDLSEALDGSAPSELRTNVAGAFRFLRGAAPLLAAAGFGVLLPQWAGKTRLGLTLTTTQAEPGAATSSGFGLGSLVDFRWDLAVGDDPISEAELTELARLKAPLVRLRGQWVELDEEQLQAALDFLRRPRTGTMTAAQAVQAAVHAGDDTLPLLKVDADGPLGDLLSGEADHRLAPTRTPESFNGELRPFQERGLSWLRFLDDLALGGILADSMGLGKTAQVLALLAMERAEGAEAAPTLLVVPMSLVGNWQREAAKFTPKLRVYVHHGGGRRRGEELAEAVARADLVVTTYGTAARDAAMLAEIAWARVVCDEAQALKNSGTRQARAVRGIPARTRIALTGTPVENHLTELWSIMEFANPGMLGPRAAFRERFAAPIEERGDGEAVAALRRVTGPFVLRRLKTDKSIITDLPEKHEIKVYCNLTAEQASLYQATVDDMLARIAELSGKATDEQAARRGLVLATMARLKQVCNHPAHLLKDGSRLPGRSGKLERLEGICAEIMEQGEKALAFTQYAEFGSMLQPYLAARLGRPVLWLHGGTPKRRRDELIQRFQEDAEPSVFLLSLKAAGTGLTLTAANHVIHIDRWWNPAVEDQATDRAFRIGQTKNVQVRKLLCVGTIEERVDEMIERKKALAESIVGTGEDWLTELSVADLREALRLSPEAVSD